In Sphingopyxis sp. 113P3, one DNA window encodes the following:
- a CDS encoding lytic transglycosylase domain-containing protein, with the protein MKTSIAALTAPLLLAAAATASPAMATDAGDPALYGAPQTVPGILSAKQRQFYSQVLAAIRGQRWADAKSMLADANDGPLDDFLRAEFWLAANSPRAEVADIMPILSRSPWLPQAAQLGRLATRRGASDLPALPPETALSWAGSAPRRRGADTVSDPFAAGLATSIPERIKKDDPAGAEALLNAVIDKLSPEARDEWRQKVAWSYYIENDDANALRLATDCTGGKSAWATQGAWVRGLASWRMRDYPTALAAFDRVAREAPDSELRAAGYYWSARAAIASARPELVQSRLRAAAANPETFYGLLASETLGQEAASQRENLRADRSAWRALEKQPNVRAAIALVEIGEDNYAGEALRRQAQIGDPRQHEQLISMAEALSLPETQLWLAHNTPQGRKLAASMRYPQPKWEPNGGWKVDPALVFAHTLQESRFRRTAVSPAGAYGLMQVRPGTAGDVARWDGDKIKAALEDLKTPSVNMDLGQRYLQYLSRDASTGGLLPKVIAAYNAGPAPVARWQTEIRDQGDPLLYMESIPYWETRGYVGTVLRNYWMYEAQQGKPSVSRAALAQGKWPRFPDSKDRIRLTWAGGLGNAD; encoded by the coding sequence ATGAAGACCTCGATTGCGGCCTTGACCGCTCCGCTCCTTCTTGCCGCCGCAGCGACCGCGTCGCCTGCGATGGCGACCGACGCCGGCGATCCCGCCCTTTACGGCGCGCCGCAGACGGTGCCGGGGATCCTTTCAGCCAAGCAAAGGCAATTTTATTCGCAGGTCCTTGCAGCGATCCGCGGCCAGCGCTGGGCCGATGCGAAGTCCATGCTCGCAGACGCGAATGACGGACCGCTCGACGATTTCCTTCGCGCCGAATTCTGGCTGGCGGCCAATAGCCCGCGCGCTGAAGTCGCCGACATCATGCCGATCCTCTCGCGTTCGCCCTGGCTGCCGCAAGCAGCCCAATTGGGACGTCTTGCCACGCGGCGGGGCGCGAGCGACCTGCCAGCCCTTCCGCCCGAAACGGCTCTTTCCTGGGCGGGTAGCGCGCCGCGGCGTCGCGGGGCGGACACGGTCAGCGACCCGTTCGCAGCCGGCCTTGCAACGAGCATACCCGAGCGGATCAAGAAGGACGACCCCGCGGGCGCCGAGGCGCTGCTCAATGCCGTGATCGATAAGCTCAGCCCGGAGGCCCGCGACGAATGGCGCCAGAAGGTCGCATGGTCCTATTATATCGAGAATGACGACGCGAACGCGCTGCGCCTTGCAACCGACTGCACGGGCGGGAAGAGCGCCTGGGCGACGCAGGGCGCCTGGGTGCGGGGCCTCGCCTCGTGGCGCATGCGCGATTATCCCACCGCGCTCGCCGCTTTCGACCGCGTTGCCAGGGAAGCCCCCGACAGCGAATTGCGAGCCGCAGGCTATTATTGGTCCGCGCGCGCCGCCATCGCCTCGGCCCGGCCCGAACTCGTCCAGTCGCGCCTGCGCGCTGCGGCTGCGAACCCTGAAACCTTCTACGGCCTGCTTGCGAGCGAAACGCTGGGGCAGGAAGCGGCGAGCCAGCGCGAGAACCTGCGCGCCGATCGCAGCGCGTGGCGCGCGCTTGAGAAACAGCCCAATGTCCGCGCCGCGATCGCGCTCGTGGAGATTGGCGAGGACAATTATGCGGGCGAAGCGCTCCGTCGCCAGGCCCAAATCGGCGATCCCCGCCAGCATGAGCAGCTGATCAGCATGGCCGAGGCATTGAGCCTTCCCGAGACCCAGCTCTGGCTTGCCCACAACACGCCGCAAGGCCGCAAGCTCGCAGCCTCCATGCGCTATCCGCAGCCCAAGTGGGAGCCCAATGGCGGCTGGAAAGTGGACCCGGCGCTGGTCTTCGCGCACACGCTTCAGGAATCACGCTTCCGCCGCACTGCGGTCAGCCCGGCGGGCGCTTATGGGCTGATGCAGGTGCGTCCCGGCACCGCGGGTGATGTCGCCCGCTGGGACGGCGACAAGATCAAGGCAGCGCTTGAAGATCTCAAAACCCCGTCGGTAAACATGGATCTGGGCCAGCGATATCTTCAGTATCTGAGCCGCGACGCCTCGACCGGCGGACTCCTGCCCAAGGTCATCGCCGCCTATAACGCCGGCCCCGCCCCCGTCGCCCGCTGGCAGACCGAAATTCGAGATCAAGGTGATCCGCTGCTGTACATGGAGTCGATTCCCTATTGGGAAACCCGGGGCTATGTCGGCACGGTCCTGCGCAACTACTGGATGTACGAGGCGCAGCAGGGCAAGCCCTCGGTCAGCCGTGCCGCCCTCGCACAGGGCAAATGGCCCCGATTTCCGGACAGCAAGGATCGCATCCGCCTGACCTGGGCAGGCGGCCTCGGCAATGCCGATTGA
- the moaB gene encoding molybdenum cofactor biosynthesis protein B — protein sequence MPIDPALPFKPVRIAVLTISDSRSASDDRSGDRLEQLLTEAGHILAARAIIRDEADLIVSRLHNWIDDPDVDAVITTGGTGLTGRDVTPEALRRLDGKEIPGFGELFRWLSYQAIGTSTIQSRACAVVARGTYIFALPGSTGAVTDAWEGILSTQLDSRHRPCNFVELMPRLME from the coding sequence ATGCCGATTGATCCGGCCCTCCCCTTCAAGCCCGTCCGCATCGCCGTCCTGACGATTTCAGACAGCCGCAGCGCGTCCGACGACCGATCCGGCGATAGGCTCGAGCAATTGCTCACCGAGGCGGGCCACATCCTCGCCGCGCGCGCGATCATCCGCGATGAGGCCGACCTCATCGTCTCGCGCCTTCACAACTGGATCGACGACCCCGACGTCGACGCCGTGATCACGACTGGCGGCACCGGGCTCACCGGACGCGACGTGACACCTGAGGCGCTCCGCCGCCTCGACGGGAAGGAGATTCCTGGCTTTGGTGAGCTCTTCCGCTGGCTGAGCTATCAGGCGATTGGCACCTCGACGATCCAGTCGCGTGCCTGCGCCGTTGTCGCACGCGGCACCTATATCTTTGCGCTCCCCGGCTCGACGGGCGCAGTGACAGATGCCTGGGAGGGAATCTTGTCGACGCAGCTCGATAGCCGGCACCGGCCCTGCAATTTCGTCGAGCTCATGCCCCGGCTGATGGAGTGA
- a CDS encoding uracil-DNA glycosylase family protein has product MGGQKSALLAKSICDWWSLAGVDALVGEKPAGWLLAPPANDPAHRARPPVAAETAPPPLPPALQRAALADAAPRAEGPVTFPDDWNGFQSFLADHPDVPGSQWDNRRVLPVGAQRAPLMLLTAWPEIDDQREGALFSGAPGKLLDAALKAIGAARDDCYLASLAVTRPPGGRCDARDRAELERLLAHHLALADPGKLLLIGGDIVQMAAGLALPDARGRLLDINHSGGRVPAAAIAHPAMLLARPAHKAAAWDSLKLFNRGR; this is encoded by the coding sequence ATGGGTGGGCAAAAATCGGCCTTGCTGGCGAAAAGCATCTGCGACTGGTGGTCGCTTGCGGGGGTAGACGCACTCGTCGGAGAAAAGCCTGCGGGCTGGCTTCTTGCGCCGCCCGCAAATGACCCGGCGCACAGGGCGCGTCCGCCTGTCGCGGCCGAAACCGCCCCCCCGCCCCTGCCTCCCGCGCTGCAGCGCGCTGCCCTGGCGGACGCCGCCCCCCGAGCAGAGGGGCCCGTGACCTTCCCCGATGACTGGAACGGCTTTCAGTCGTTTCTGGCTGATCATCCGGACGTGCCGGGGAGCCAATGGGACAATCGCCGAGTGCTTCCTGTGGGCGCGCAGCGCGCGCCCTTGATGCTGCTTACCGCCTGGCCCGAGATTGACGATCAGCGCGAAGGCGCCTTGTTCAGCGGCGCGCCGGGAAAGCTTCTCGACGCTGCGCTGAAGGCGATCGGGGCAGCGCGCGATGACTGCTACCTCGCCAGTCTCGCTGTCACACGTCCGCCGGGAGGGCGCTGCGACGCGCGTGACCGCGCTGAACTTGAACGCTTGCTCGCCCATCATCTGGCGCTGGCCGATCCTGGAAAACTGCTGCTGATCGGCGGTGACATTGTGCAGATGGCGGCAGGCCTTGCGCTTCCCGATGCGCGTGGAAGGTTACTCGATATTAACCATTCAGGCGGCAGGGTACCCGCGGCAGCGATCGCGCATCCTGCAATGCTGCTCGCCCGTCCGGCCCACAAGGCGGCCGCCTGGGATAGCCTCAAACTGTTCAACCGGGGACGTTGA